The nucleotide window ACGTTCTTTAAGAAGGTTGCGAAGAGTTTGAATGCGTTCTGTACGTTTTGTCATGAGTTTGCCGTTTATTGATTGCCGTATTGCGTTACAAGAATTTCCAAGAACCGCACATTTTACCCGATTTAAAGCCCAACCACTAATTTTGAGAAGCGATTTTTATGAAATAAATACACGCTATATCCTATATGGCACCGCTCTAAAGTCATGGTATAAATAGGGTTTTTATTTAAGCATTAGAAGAGTCATACCTAGTTGTAGGTGAATCAAGTATAATTGCAGCTCTTTTAATCACCCAAAACATAAAGCTTAAATTATGCTCTGCCAAGTTTATCCTGAACAATATGAATCGCAGTTGGCCGATAAGGTAACTCGATTAAACCAACTGCTCCCGCCATCCGCCCAAGACAAACCGCAAACCGTGTTTGCTTCTAGTCCAGAACATTACCGTGCGCGTGCCGAGTTTCGTATTTGGCATGAAGGCGATGAGTCGGATTACATCATGTTCAATCAGGAAACCAAAGAGAAGGTAGCGATTAAAGAGTGCCCGATGGCGATAGAGTCGATTGCCGATTTGATGCCGAAATTAATGGCTGAAATCATCCGGCAACCGGTGTTGCGTGAACGTCTGTTTCAGGTGGACTTTTTAGCGACGTTGAGCGGGCAAATGCTGGTGACCTTGATTTACCGTAAGTCAATCCAAGATGACCAGGCCTGGTTAGATGCGGCACAGGCTTTGAAAACTTGCTTGCCAATTACCCATATTATCGGCCGTGCGCGTAAACAGAAGATTCTATTGGACGAAGATTTTGTGGTGGAAGAGCTGCAGGTGGATGGTAAAAAATTCATTTACCAGCAAATAGAAAATAGCTTTACCCAACCAAATGCCAAGATGGCGCAAAACATGTTGCATTGGGCACGTAAGATGTCACAAGATGCAGAAGGTGATTTGATTGAATTGTATTGTGGAAACGGTAACTTCTCCATCGCCCTAAGTGAACATTACAACCGTGTGTTGGCAACGGAAATCTCCAAAACCTCGGTGGCATCGGCGCAATTCAATATCGCCGCCAACCAGGTAGATAACCTTACGGTCATTAAAATGGCCGCAGAAGAGATTAGCGCAGCCCTTCAAGGCCAACAATTCAATCGTTTAAAAGACATCGATTTGAATAGCTATGATTTTCAAACCATT belongs to Thiomicrorhabdus immobilis and includes:
- the trmA gene encoding tRNA (uridine(54)-C5)-methyltransferase TrmA, yielding MLCQVYPEQYESQLADKVTRLNQLLPPSAQDKPQTVFASSPEHYRARAEFRIWHEGDESDYIMFNQETKEKVAIKECPMAIESIADLMPKLMAEIIRQPVLRERLFQVDFLATLSGQMLVTLIYRKSIQDDQAWLDAAQALKTCLPITHIIGRARKQKILLDEDFVVEELQVDGKKFIYQQIENSFTQPNAKMAQNMLHWARKMSQDAEGDLIELYCGNGNFSIALSEHYNRVLATEISKTSVASAQFNIAANQVDNLTVIKMAAEEISAALQGQQFNRLKDIDLNSYDFQTIFVDPPRSGLDDLTRQMVTEFERIIYISCNPETLAIDLASIQKTHEIVETALFDQFPYTHHIESGVFLKRKEP